The Bacteroidota bacterium genome contains a region encoding:
- a CDS encoding YdeI/OmpD-associated family protein, translating to MGKKDPRIDAYIEKSKDFAKPILKHVRELVHKAVPETQETIKWGFPHFDYLNEMMFGMAAFKEHMAIGFWKGSIMADPDKILDVGREQAMGHFGRITSMKDLPADKIMIKYIKEAARLNKEGIKLPPKKKASATDKKELVVPDYFTKALSKNKAAKKVFDEFSYSKKKEYVEWLTEAKTEATRDKRMEQAVEWIAEGKSRHWKYQNC from the coding sequence ATGGGCAAAAAAGATCCACGCATTGACGCCTACATAGAAAAATCAAAGGACTTTGCAAAACCAATCCTTAAACACGTCCGCGAACTTGTTCACAAAGCTGTTCCGGAAACTCAGGAAACTATTAAGTGGGGCTTTCCGCACTTTGATTATCTCAACGAAATGATGTTCGGCATGGCTGCATTTAAGGAGCACATGGCAATCGGCTTCTGGAAAGGTTCAATCATGGCTGACCCGGATAAAATTCTTGACGTTGGACGCGAGCAGGCGATGGGTCACTTCGGCAGAATAACAAGCATGAAGGACCTGCCGGCAGATAAAATAATGATAAAGTATATTAAGGAAGCTGCGCGATTGAATAAGGAAGGGATTAAATTACCGCCGAAGAAGAAGGCATCTGCTACAGATAAAAAAGAACTGGTAGTGCCCGATTATTTTACAAAGGCATTAAGTAAAAACAAAGCTGCGAAAAAAGTGTTTGATGAGTTCAGCTACTCGAAGAAAAAGGAATATGTGGAATGGCTTACTGAAGCTAAAACCGAAGCTACCCGTGATAAAAGAATGGAGCAGGCAGTGGAATGGATTGCCGAAGGAAAGTCCCGGCATTGGAAGTATCAAAACTGCTAA
- a CDS encoding MotA/TolQ/ExbB proton channel family protein: MKQSVFITVLLIVALVASIVIFQFGFGSPGNFKNPEKTVPTNLMGAVYLGGAIVPLLLTLIIMVITFTVERLLSLSKAKGRGPIETFLKKVQASLLDGDVEGAIAACNQQRGSIANIIKQGLDRYQTLVGDNRLEAEQKLAEVTAAIEEAMMLEVPLLERNLVALSTIASVSVLVGLFGTVVGMIKSFQALATAGTPNAAELSAGISEALVNTAGGLLGAIIGTISYNFFVTKVGNITYMIDEATYNMLQILAVKGKK, from the coding sequence ATGAAACAGTCAGTCTTTATTACTGTGCTTCTTATAGTCGCATTAGTTGCTTCAATCGTGATTTTCCAATTTGGATTCGGTTCACCGGGAAATTTTAAAAATCCTGAAAAAACCGTTCCAACAAATTTAATGGGCGCAGTTTACCTCGGCGGTGCCATCGTACCGTTACTCTTGACCCTTATCATTATGGTAATAACTTTCACTGTTGAAAGACTTCTTTCATTAAGCAAAGCAAAAGGCCGCGGCCCGATTGAAACCTTCTTAAAGAAAGTGCAGGCTTCACTCCTTGACGGAGATGTGGAAGGGGCTATTGCTGCTTGTAACCAGCAGCGGGGCTCCATAGCAAATATCATCAAGCAAGGGCTGGACAGATATCAGACACTTGTTGGTGATAACAGACTTGAAGCCGAGCAAAAGCTTGCTGAAGTAACAGCAGCTATTGAAGAAGCTATGATGCTTGAAGTACCTCTACTTGAAAGAAACCTTGTTGCTTTGTCAACAATCGCTTCTGTATCAGTGTTGGTAGGTCTTTTCGGAACAGTAGTTGGTATGATCAAATCGTTCCAGGCGCTTGCAACAGCAGGTACACCTAATGCTGCAGAACTTTCAGCAGGTATCTCTGAAGCTCTTGTAAATACAGCAGGCGGTCTTCTTGGCGCTATCATCGGAACAATTTCTTACAACTTCTTTGTAACAAAAGTTGGTAACATTACATATATGATTGACGAAGCTACTTATAATATGCTTCAGATTTTAGCAGTAAAAGGTAAGAAATAA
- a CDS encoding adenylate kinase: MYQLILFGPPGVGKGTQAEMIALKLNLFHLSTGEVLRKAVSDGTDLGKQAKVIMDSGALVSDDIMIGIVKDALNANDKSGGFILDGFPRTIAQAEALNVLFGEMGYNNVRVLNLTADDGELISRLLKRGRSDDTEETIKHRLEVYYSSTAPVKGVYDKLNMVTDVNGLGSKEDINKKILEILE; the protein is encoded by the coding sequence TTGTATCAATTAATTTTATTTGGACCTCCCGGAGTAGGCAAAGGAACTCAGGCGGAGATGATAGCGTTAAAATTAAACCTGTTTCATTTATCCACAGGTGAAGTTTTACGAAAAGCAGTATCGGACGGAACGGATTTAGGTAAACAGGCAAAGGTGATTATGGACTCGGGGGCACTGGTCTCTGATGATATTATGATAGGGATTGTAAAGGACGCGCTTAATGCAAATGATAAGAGCGGCGGATTTATTTTAGACGGCTTTCCCAGAACAATTGCTCAGGCAGAAGCTCTGAATGTATTGTTCGGTGAAATGGGCTACAATAATGTAAGAGTATTGAATCTTACGGCTGATGACGGTGAACTGATATCGAGATTATTAAAAAGAGGAAGAAGTGATGACACTGAGGAAACTATTAAGCATAGATTAGAGGTTTATTATAGTTCTACTGCTCCCGTAAAAGGAGTATATGATAAACTGAACATGGTAACAGATGTAAACGGACTTGGAAGTAAAGAAGACATTAATAAAAAGATTCTGGAAATTTTAGAGTAA
- a CDS encoding TPM domain-containing protein, with protein MSKKIIEQYFSDADLKEISKGISEVESNTSGEIRLCVHIKKGFFDKNKSPREIAVQQFLKLGMHKTKNRTGVLLYILLDEKKFEILADEGINKLIETNAWNEITTGISNEFKAGNYLQGVLHCVNHIGAKLKQHFPRQSDDTDELSNDVVIK; from the coding sequence ATGAGTAAGAAGATAATAGAACAATATTTCAGTGATGCGGATTTAAAAGAAATCTCCAAAGGTATCAGTGAAGTTGAAAGTAATACTTCAGGTGAAATACGGTTGTGCGTTCATATTAAGAAAGGATTTTTTGACAAGAATAAATCACCCAGAGAAATTGCAGTTCAGCAATTTTTAAAACTGGGAATGCATAAAACAAAAAACAGAACAGGCGTACTTCTATACATATTACTCGATGAAAAGAAATTTGAAATCCTTGCCGATGAAGGAATAAACAAACTGATTGAAACAAATGCATGGAATGAAATTACAACCGGAATAAGTAATGAGTTCAAAGCAGGCAATTATCTGCAGGGAGTGCTCCATTGTGTAAATCATATCGGAGCAAAATTAAAGCAGCATTTCCCGAGGCAAAGCGATGATACTGATGAGCTTTCCAATGATGTTGTAATAAAATAA
- a CDS encoding biopolymer transporter ExbD, giving the protein MAGGDFDAGDSGNSRKKQPKWKKGKKVGVRIDMTPMVDVIMLLLTFFMLTTTLAMPQVMQINLPKGDETDKVKVDMGNVLYIRVSEKGNIYFSQGISNGTEAPPENVSFANMKSKLEQLYAANNNLLILLKFDRKMKYNTMVDILDEINKAKIEKRYSFMKMEDIDKEIVKRAEG; this is encoded by the coding sequence ATGGCAGGCGGAGATTTTGACGCCGGGGATTCCGGGAATAGTCGGAAGAAACAACCCAAATGGAAAAAAGGCAAGAAAGTCGGTGTTCGTATTGATATGACTCCGATGGTGGACGTGATTATGTTATTATTAACATTCTTCATGCTTACCACAACACTTGCAATGCCTCAGGTAATGCAGATCAACTTACCGAAAGGTGATGAAACCGATAAGGTTAAAGTTGATATGGGTAATGTGCTTTATATCAGAGTATCTGAAAAAGGCAATATCTATTTCTCTCAAGGTATATCAAACGGCACTGAAGCGCCACCTGAAAATGTGAGCTTCGCAAACATGAAGAGCAAATTAGAACAGCTTTATGCTGCCAATAATAATCTTCTTATACTTCTTAAATTCGACAGAAAGATGAAGTATAATACAATGGTTGATATCCTCGACGAAATAAATAAAGCTAAGATTGAAAAGAGATATTCATTCATGAAAATGGAAGATATCGATAAAGAAATCGTAAAGCGCGCCGAAGGCTAA
- a CDS encoding biopolymer transporter ExbD produces MADFDSSSAVSGNSRHKNPHSDSLLNAGVKIDMTPMVDVIMLLLTFFMLTTTLAMPQAMQINLPKGDEHVAVNMGNIATIRVSEKGNIFLSQGLESGRELPPEKVSFADIGSRLTQLSKSNSNLLLFLKFDRNMKYKTMVDILDEINMSVEKDNRRFSIKKMEAADLEIVKEAEGS; encoded by the coding sequence ATGGCAGACTTCGATAGCAGCTCTGCTGTATCGGGAAACTCCCGCCACAAAAACCCTCATTCAGACAGTTTACTAAATGCCGGAGTAAAAATTGACATGACTCCCATGGTAGATGTAATTATGCTTCTCCTCACATTTTTTATGTTAACGACAACACTTGCAATGCCTCAGGCAATGCAGATAAATCTTCCGAAGGGAGATGAACATGTTGCAGTAAATATGGGAAACATTGCAACTATAAGAGTATCTGAGAAAGGAAATATTTTTTTATCGCAAGGACTTGAAAGCGGAAGGGAGCTTCCTCCCGAGAAAGTGAGCTTTGCAGATATCGGCAGCAGGTTAACGCAGCTTTCAAAATCTAACAGTAACTTACTTTTGTTTTTGAAGTTTGACAGGAATATGAAATATAAAACCATGGTGGATATTCTTGATGAAATAAACATGTCAGTTGAAAAAGATAATAGAAGATTTTCTATTAAAAAAATGGAAGCTGCTGATTTGGAGATAGTAAAAGAAGCAGAAGGTTCATAA
- a CDS encoding TPM domain-containing protein, giving the protein MKKLFLILTLLFIGSLTRLSYAQDDGPSKSLTDAPPTIKKYVVDETGTLSSSQINSLMTKLVEFEKTTSNQIIVYIINSLNGEPIENVSVEIARKNKIGKKDKNNGVLILVALKDRKMRIEVGYGLEGALTDAISSQIIRNDMQPEFKAGRYYEGLNKAVDDIIAVTKGEYKADQKSSKSTVKIIFVVVIFLFIFLMIIISIIRRIFGFGRGMITGRRGSRFGGFGTGFMAGSLFSGSDWGSSGSDSGSSSGSDFGSFSGGGGDFGGGGSSGSW; this is encoded by the coding sequence ATGAAAAAATTATTTTTAATATTAACGTTATTATTCATTGGTTCATTAACCAGATTGAGTTATGCCCAAGATGACGGTCCGTCTAAATCACTTACCGATGCACCACCTACAATAAAAAAATACGTTGTAGATGAAACGGGAACGTTAAGCTCATCGCAGATAAATTCTCTGATGACAAAGCTTGTTGAATTTGAAAAGACAACTTCAAATCAGATAATTGTTTACATCATCAACAGTCTTAATGGTGAACCGATTGAAAATGTATCTGTAGAAATTGCGCGCAAAAATAAAATAGGAAAGAAGGATAAGAATAACGGAGTATTGATTCTTGTAGCGTTAAAGGACAGGAAGATGCGGATTGAAGTCGGTTACGGACTAGAAGGCGCGCTTACAGATGCAATATCATCACAGATAATCCGCAACGATATGCAGCCTGAATTTAAAGCAGGACGTTATTATGAAGGACTGAACAAAGCAGTAGATGATATTATAGCAGTTACAAAAGGTGAATATAAAGCAGACCAAAAATCAAGCAAGTCTACAGTTAAAATAATTTTTGTTGTTGTCATTTTTCTTTTCATTTTTCTGATGATAATAATAAGTATCATCAGAAGAATTTTCGGATTCGGAAGAGGAATGATAACAGGAAGAAGAGGCAGCAGGTTCGGCGGATTCGGCACGGGATTTATGGCAGGCTCATTATTCAGCGGAAGCGACTGGGGGAGCTCAGGTTCTGATAGCGGCAGCAGCAGCGGCAGTGACTTCGGAAGCTTTTCCGGCGGCGGCGGTGATTTTGGCGGTGGCGGCTCAAGCGGTAGCTGGTAA
- a CDS encoding polysaccharide deacetylase family protein, with the protein MKKITLIILLLISNFAFSQKKIAITFDDLPSPHLNIDDCIYTTDHLLKILKDNNIKVTAFVNEGKTDVDSNTELRVAQLKKWLADGHDLGNHTYAHSDIGKVGLQKYEEDVIKGEPLVKQLMENAGKQMIYYRHPFLYTGKTVEQKDSLDKFLKDRGYIVAPVTLDNSDWMFAACYLPAVKNNDKTLQDSIVSSYVNYMGMMTDFFEGISQEFLGRQIPQVLLVHANMLNADHFDKIIDMFKSRGYEFVSLDEAMTDPAYSMPDGQMKWGRSWLHRWILAQGKKPKPDPDEPQWIIDLSNKKY; encoded by the coding sequence ATGAAAAAAATTACTCTCATTATATTATTGTTAATAAGCAATTTTGCATTTTCTCAAAAGAAAATTGCAATAACCTTTGATGATTTGCCATCGCCCCATTTAAATATTGATGATTGCATTTATACCACTGACCATCTTTTAAAAATTTTAAAAGATAATAATATTAAGGTGACTGCTTTTGTAAATGAAGGCAAGACTGACGTTGACAGCAACACAGAGTTAAGAGTTGCCCAATTAAAAAAATGGCTGGCAGATGGTCATGATTTGGGTAACCACACTTATGCTCATTCAGATATAGGCAAAGTCGGTTTACAAAAATATGAAGAAGATGTGATTAAAGGTGAGCCGCTTGTAAAACAACTAATGGAAAATGCAGGGAAACAAATGATATATTATCGCCATCCGTTTTTATACACCGGCAAAACTGTTGAGCAGAAAGATTCTCTTGATAAGTTTTTAAAAGATAGAGGTTATATCGTTGCTCCGGTTACATTAGATAACAGTGACTGGATGTTTGCAGCATGTTATTTGCCTGCAGTGAAGAATAACGATAAAACTCTGCAGGATTCTATCGTTTCTTCCTATGTAAATTACATGGGAATGATGACAGATTTCTTTGAAGGAATTTCACAGGAATTTCTTGGAAGGCAGATACCGCAGGTATTGTTAGTCCATGCAAATATGCTAAATGCCGACCACTTCGATAAAATAATTGATATGTTTAAATCACGCGGGTATGAGTTTGTTTCCTTAGATGAAGCAATGACTGACCCTGCATACTCAATGCCGGACGGGCAAATGAAATGGGGACGCTCATGGCTTCACAGATGGATACTTGCACAGGGGAAGAAACCAAAACCCGATCCCGATGAACCACAGTGGATAATCGACCTCTCAAATAAAAAATATTAA
- a CDS encoding STAS domain-containing protein has translation MSSIKITEIKDKDIIVIAPKGNFVGGDETDELRDTIKKISDEGNKKLVIDLGEVLYLNSTALGVLISAHANYSKREGKIKLCQLNKNLENLFVITKLALIFDSYPTQEEAITSFS, from the coding sequence ATGTCATCAATTAAAATTACTGAAATCAAAGATAAGGACATTATCGTTATCGCTCCCAAAGGCAACTTTGTAGGCGGAGATGAAACCGATGAGCTAAGAGATACAATTAAAAAAATCTCTGATGAAGGTAATAAAAAATTAGTAATAGATTTGGGTGAAGTACTTTATCTCAATTCAACAGCGCTGGGAGTTTTAATTTCTGCTCACGCAAATTATTCAAAGCGTGAAGGAAAGATTAAGCTTTGCCAGCTGAATAAAAATCTTGAAAATTTATTTGTCATCACAAAATTGGCGTTAATATTCGACTCATATCCTACACAGGAAGAGGCGATTACAAGTTTTTCTTAA
- a CDS encoding biopolymer transporter ExbD, translated as MGKSRSIKKPGVKIDMTPLVDVIMLLLTFFMLTATFKAEMSENIEVKLPKSLNVDTTKLPEKDVMTLSLTKVGDIYVDVDNFKVRKEVFGDEFGIGVYHPDSTGKTEVEMTQKIGGKDVKRKPIIMNKDKFEKTLSDLRLSLKNMTQNKSDFKIVLKGDKDVDFAVVEDLMASLKSTRNTRFSLVTDIDAGEPGKK; from the coding sequence ATGGGCAAAAGCAGGTCAATAAAAAAGCCGGGTGTAAAGATAGATATGACTCCCCTTGTGGACGTGATTATGCTTCTGTTAACATTTTTCATGTTGACAGCTACCTTTAAAGCTGAGATGAGCGAAAACATTGAAGTTAAGCTCCCCAAATCTTTAAATGTCGATACTACAAAACTTCCCGAAAAAGACGTAATGACACTCTCCCTCACAAAGGTTGGCGATATTTACGTTGACGTAGATAACTTCAAAGTCAGAAAAGAAGTATTCGGAGATGAGTTCGGTATCGGTGTATATCATCCTGACAGCACAGGAAAAACTGAAGTAGAAATGACACAGAAAATCGGCGGAAAAGACGTAAAGAGAAAGCCGATCATTATGAATAAAGATAAGTTTGAAAAGACTCTTAGTGATTTACGGTTGTCATTAAAAAATATGACACAGAATAAATCTGATTTTAAAATTGTGCTTAAAGGCGATAAGGATGTTGATTTTGCAGTGGTAGAAGATTTAATGGCTTCATTAAAAAGCACCCGTAATACGAGGTTCTCGCTGGTAACTGATATAGATGCCGGAGAGCCCGGAAAAAAATAA
- the rlmN gene encoding 23S rRNA (adenine(2503)-C(2))-methyltransferase RlmN, with product MDTRKKNLLNYSLEELKDIAKALGDKAFRGEQIFEALHKRNVDEISEIKSIGVPLQEKLAEHYFIGKDKNQLITNSNSDKTQKFLFEIEPDNKGKSYLIETVLIREEGRNTVCVSTQVGCNVGCEFCATGKMGFLKNLSAAEIVSQVYQVKKLSGEEITNIVFMGMGEPFLNYNSMLKSLKILTHPKGMDLSSKRITVSTVGFVDKIKKFADDLMAEENKEIKNVKLALSLHSTDNGIRESIIPTSKKNKLGMIYDELSYFYSKTKNKVTYEYIHFPDLNDTDDDVKRLARISRMIPSNINIIPFHPIHFELKTPLNIYNGSDIDISLSNKKLFEFIGKLKDEKVVVNLRSSAGVDINAACGQLSISNQGTLTK from the coding sequence ATGGATACAAGAAAAAAGAACTTATTGAACTATTCCTTAGAGGAGCTGAAAGATATTGCAAAGGCGCTTGGCGATAAGGCATTCCGGGGCGAGCAGATATTCGAAGCGCTGCACAAAAGAAACGTTGATGAGATATCGGAAATAAAATCTATCGGAGTTCCTTTACAGGAAAAACTTGCCGAGCATTATTTCATAGGTAAAGATAAGAATCAGTTAATTACAAATTCAAATTCAGATAAGACTCAGAAATTTTTATTTGAGATAGAGCCGGATAATAAAGGGAAGTCATATTTAATTGAAACTGTGTTAATCCGTGAAGAGGGAAGGAACACTGTATGCGTTTCTACTCAGGTCGGATGCAATGTAGGATGTGAATTCTGCGCAACGGGCAAGATGGGATTTTTGAAAAATCTTTCAGCAGCGGAAATTGTTTCTCAAGTGTATCAGGTTAAAAAATTATCGGGCGAAGAAATTACTAACATAGTTTTCATGGGAATGGGCGAGCCGTTTTTGAATTATAACAGCATGCTGAAGTCCTTAAAAATCCTTACTCACCCTAAAGGCATGGATTTATCTTCAAAGAGAATTACAGTTTCTACAGTGGGATTTGTAGATAAGATAAAAAAGTTCGCAGATGATTTAATGGCAGAGGAGAACAAAGAAATTAAAAACGTAAAGCTTGCGCTCTCGCTGCACTCCACTGATAACGGAATACGCGAATCAATTATTCCTACATCAAAGAAAAATAAATTAGGAATGATTTACGATGAGCTGAGTTATTTTTATTCTAAAACAAAAAATAAAGTTACCTATGAGTATATTCACTTCCCTGATTTGAATGATACCGATGATGATGTAAAGAGACTTGCAAGAATTTCACGGATGATTCCGAGTAATATTAACATAATTCCTTTTCACCCGATTCACTTCGAACTCAAAACACCCTTAAATATTTATAATGGTTCGGATATTGATATTTCACTTTCAAATAAAAAATTATTTGAGTTTATTGGTAAGTTGAAAGATGAAAAGGTTGTGGTGAATTTAAGGTCAAGCGCAGGAGTTGATATAAACGCGGCGTGCGGACAACTTTCAATCTCAAACCAAGGCACTCTCACAAAATAA
- a CDS encoding T9SS type A sorting domain-containing protein: MRKHILLFISTLLLLAGFTYYISSTQYWYQQTMPDLNGRQLTDLKFVDSLVGFACTDGTTSDHAYILKTTNGGDNWNIVLERANTTFKVLKFLDNNFGYAAANPDTLYKTTNGGTSWQTIYLNGTYTRDMTVLNKDTIWICSDIDFGGGVFVTTNGGVNWINKYNVFGGNPARIYMLNYNTGFIAGSNASNDYLKKTTNGGSNWTTIAGAGGFGDIYFQNDLTGWKCASGNFEKTTNGGLNWSRLLNLSFGNLSTEVLSFSVINADTIWASGGLIYYPKNNQTRGIIYRTTNGGINWTYQIPDTSIHIPAKYFYTRFVGSKQGWAYTVSSTRGGVHTKVGGDTTHNVLTTIKESPSELAKQYKLYQNFPNPFNPTTTINYELRASNFVALKVFNLQGKEIQTLVNKKQNIGVYSIEFNGSNLSSGIYFYSLQTDNFKETKKMLLVK, encoded by the coding sequence ATGAGAAAGCATATTCTACTCTTCATTTCTACACTTCTACTCCTCGCAGGGTTTACTTATTATATTTCATCGACTCAATATTGGTATCAGCAGACAATGCCTGATTTGAATGGAAGGCAATTGACTGATTTGAAATTTGTTGATTCGTTAGTCGGGTTTGCATGTACTGACGGAACTACATCAGACCATGCATACATTCTTAAAACTACTAATGGAGGGGATAACTGGAATATTGTATTGGAAAGAGCTAATACAACATTTAAAGTTTTAAAGTTTTTAGATAATAATTTTGGATATGCTGCTGCTAATCCTGATACACTTTATAAAACTACAAATGGTGGCACATCGTGGCAGACAATTTATTTAAACGGAACATATACTCGTGATATGACTGTATTAAATAAAGACACAATTTGGATTTGTTCTGATATAGATTTCGGGGGGGGGGTATTTGTAACGACAAATGGCGGAGTGAACTGGATAAATAAATATAACGTTTTTGGGGGGAATCCAGCAAGAATATATATGCTAAACTATAATACAGGATTTATAGCAGGAAGTAATGCATCAAATGACTATTTAAAGAAAACAACTAATGGGGGTTCCAACTGGACTACTATTGCAGGAGCCGGAGGATTTGGAGACATATATTTTCAAAATGATTTAACAGGGTGGAAATGCGCAAGCGGTAATTTTGAAAAGACTACAAATGGCGGCTTGAACTGGTCAAGACTTTTAAATCTTAGCTTTGGAAATCTTTCGACTGAGGTTCTCAGCTTTTCCGTTATAAATGCTGATACAATCTGGGCATCAGGAGGATTGATATATTATCCTAAGAATAATCAAACCAGGGGAATAATATACCGGACAACAAACGGAGGTATAAATTGGACTTATCAGATACCTGATACAAGTATACATATCCCTGCTAAATATTTTTACACAAGATTTGTCGGAAGTAAACAAGGATGGGCTTATACTGTTTCATCTACAAGAGGGGGAGTACATACGAAAGTTGGAGGTGATACAACCCATAATGTGTTAACCACTATTAAAGAATCACCAAGCGAATTAGCAAAACAATATAAACTCTACCAGAATTTCCCGAATCCTTTTAATCCGACAACAACAATCAATTACGAACTACGAGCGTCTAATTTTGTAGCTCTCAAAGTATTTAATCTGCAAGGAAAAGAAATACAGACTTTAGTAAATAAGAAACAAAATATTGGAGTTTATTCAATAGAGTTTAACGGCAGCAATCTTTCAAGCGGAATATATTTCTATTCACTTCAGACAGATAATTTTAAGGAAACTAAAAAAATGCTATTGGTGAAATAA